The following proteins are co-located in the Chryseobacterium daecheongense genome:
- a CDS encoding DUF3857 domain-containing protein, with translation MMKILTVGAVCIASLYYAQSYPVSAIPENLKKDANAVIRKDFTTIQINKIDEVKYQINTVTTVLNKDGDSQAHAYIPYDKGDHISDVKVTVYDESGKKIKSYSKSDFGDFANNSQGVFYSDSRYLSLAYTPTQYPYTLEFSYQITNENTIFIPDFVPFSGTNVALEESQFKILNNSGIELRTKTYPSKYNYTTVAESSNGAEKVYSYKNVPAIEDVSLLPSPLKILPKVSFSLAKFNLEGKQGSITSWKDFGSWYYNSILQPVSVSTPSIKADVAALNLQGSTEEKVRKLYQYMQGKTRYIFVALGIGGWQPMMPDEVQKKGYGDCKGLSNYMKTLLDEAGIPSYYCTINSGSSPVSFDKDFPKMGGNHVILMVPTEKGNIWLENTSQQIAFNHLSYSTTDRNVLLVKKDGIEVMDTPSYSAEQNKEKQILKIKLNEDNSIAGKGEFAFTGSQYDYNLRFATLSPKEKNESVKSLLNILHFENIEMKDFINDRDNAVIKYNLDFKANNYSKNAGSSMVFRAVPIFSDNNYKADDKRELPFEIMQSFEDEYKVTFEIPKNYKIDEVPEDVKLPSEFGTYQLNFIKNGQELTVTRTIHVNKGMYPKEKYNDYIKFRKKTINMDNSKILITKI, from the coding sequence ATGATGAAAATCTTAACAGTTGGTGCCGTTTGTATTGCTTCTCTTTACTACGCCCAAAGCTATCCGGTGTCAGCAATCCCGGAGAATTTAAAGAAGGATGCCAATGCGGTGATCCGAAAAGATTTTACCACGATCCAAATCAACAAGATAGATGAGGTAAAATATCAGATAAATACCGTAACTACGGTTTTAAATAAAGACGGGGATTCCCAGGCTCATGCTTATATTCCATATGACAAAGGAGATCATATTTCTGACGTAAAAGTTACAGTGTATGACGAATCCGGTAAAAAAATAAAGTCTTATTCCAAATCGGATTTCGGAGACTTTGCTAACAATTCCCAGGGAGTCTTTTATTCGGATAGCAGATATTTATCATTGGCTTATACTCCGACCCAATATCCTTATACACTCGAGTTTTCGTACCAGATCACTAATGAAAACACTATTTTCATACCGGATTTTGTACCTTTTTCAGGCACCAATGTAGCATTGGAGGAAAGCCAGTTTAAGATTCTTAATAATTCAGGTATTGAGCTCCGTACAAAAACTTATCCTTCGAAGTACAATTATACTACGGTTGCAGAAAGCAGTAATGGGGCAGAAAAAGTATATTCATATAAAAATGTTCCTGCAATAGAAGATGTTTCTTTACTTCCTTCACCACTTAAGATCTTACCTAAAGTCAGTTTTTCACTGGCAAAATTCAATCTGGAAGGAAAGCAGGGAAGTATTACGAGCTGGAAAGATTTCGGATCCTGGTATTATAATAGCATTTTGCAACCTGTATCTGTTTCCACGCCCTCTATAAAAGCTGATGTTGCAGCACTTAATTTACAAGGGTCCACAGAAGAAAAGGTGAGAAAACTGTATCAGTATATGCAGGGTAAAACCCGATATATATTTGTTGCGCTGGGAATTGGGGGATGGCAGCCTATGATGCCGGATGAAGTACAGAAAAAAGGATATGGCGACTGTAAAGGGTTATCCAATTATATGAAGACCTTACTTGATGAAGCAGGAATTCCATCATACTATTGTACTATCAATTCAGGCTCTTCACCGGTGTCCTTCGATAAAGATTTTCCAAAAATGGGAGGGAACCATGTTATTTTAATGGTACCTACTGAAAAGGGAAACATATGGCTGGAAAATACATCCCAGCAAATTGCTTTTAACCATTTGAGCTACAGTACAACAGACCGAAATGTTCTTTTGGTTAAAAAGGATGGAATTGAAGTGATGGATACGCCTTCATATTCTGCAGAACAAAATAAAGAAAAGCAAATCCTTAAAATTAAGCTTAATGAAGATAATAGTATTGCAGGAAAAGGAGAGTTTGCTTTTACAGGCAGTCAATATGATTATAACTTAAGATTTGCCACATTATCTCCTAAGGAGAAAAATGAATCAGTAAAAAGCCTTTTAAATATTTTACATTTTGAAAATATTGAAATGAAAGATTTTATTAATGACAGGGATAATGCAGTTATAAAATATAATCTTGATTTTAAGGCTAATAACTATTCCAAGAATGCCGGAAGCAGTATGGTATTCCGAGCGGTACCTATCTTTTCTGATAATAATTATAAAGCAGATGATAAAAGGGAATTGCCGTTTGAGATCATGCAGTCTTTTGAAGATGAATATAAGGTTACATTTGAAATTCCTAAAAATTATAAGATCGATGAGGTTCCTGAGGATGTAAAACTTCCGTCTGAGTTTGGAACCTATCAGCTTAACTTTATAAAGAACGGACAAGAGCTTACCGTTACCAGGACTATTCATGTGAATAAAGGAATGTATCCTAAAGAAAAATACAATGATTACATCAAATTCAGAAAGAAAACCATAAACATGGACAATTCTAAAATTCTAATAACTAAAATCTAA
- a CDS encoding DUF5684 domain-containing protein encodes MLTLLQTDPYDGMDSAAAAGIGIGMLFFYLIIYLFYGYCMYKIFQKAGRQDAWAAFIPIYNIIVLLDIVKKPAWWIILFFIPFVNLFASWMVNDGLAKGFSKETPLYTILLFFLGFIFIPVLAFGNDQFESQKIPAN; translated from the coding sequence ATGTTAACTCTTTTACAAACAGATCCTTACGATGGGATGGATTCTGCGGCAGCGGCCGGAATTGGAATCGGAATGTTATTCTTTTATCTGATTATATATCTGTTCTATGGATATTGTATGTATAAAATATTTCAGAAAGCTGGGCGCCAAGATGCATGGGCGGCTTTCATTCCTATTTATAACATCATCGTTTTGCTTGATATTGTAAAGAAACCGGCTTGGTGGATTATTTTATTTTTTATTCCGTTTGTTAACCTGTTTGCATCATGGATGGTTAATGATGGTCTTGCCAAAGGATTTAGCAAAGAAACGCCTTTATACACGATTCTTTTATTCTTCTTAGGATTTATATTCATTCCTGTTTTAGCTTTTGGGAATGATCAATTTGAAAGCCAGAAAATACCGGCGAACTAA
- a CDS encoding RsiV family protein, which yields MKNTIAAILLSSFFALAACKKNEKKDSSTEKTEVNQSEKFVVDSVKVSDSTKVNDSLTVKYTSKLLVFPSLKDQKLLDSIYFINKGATDFSKNGIQSYLEREKAEYFNSIKKEAKDLGVSFPQEWYTSNYMNLKSTTNDYMHIEYVYSAYEGGAHDNYGFSERVFDLKNNKKVQLADITTMPKKQIEGILMKNINKMNSGTTDEKGEVKNSDMLLVEVIPASSNFYFDDKNLYFHYSPYEIAAFAAGDITIPVSWEDLKGTLKPEFKERMKIK from the coding sequence ATGAAAAATACAATTGCAGCTATTTTGCTTTCCTCGTTCTTTGCTCTGGCAGCGTGTAAAAAGAATGAAAAAAAGGATTCATCGACAGAAAAAACAGAAGTGAATCAGTCCGAAAAATTTGTAGTCGATTCAGTAAAAGTTAGCGACTCTACGAAGGTCAATGATTCTTTAACTGTAAAATATACTTCGAAACTTTTAGTATTTCCTTCTTTGAAAGACCAAAAGCTCCTGGACAGCATCTATTTTATCAATAAAGGGGCAACAGATTTTTCTAAAAACGGGATTCAGTCCTACCTGGAAAGAGAAAAGGCAGAATATTTCAATTCTATCAAGAAGGAGGCGAAGGATCTTGGAGTATCATTTCCTCAGGAATGGTATACCAGTAACTATATGAATCTGAAATCCACAACCAATGATTATATGCACATTGAATATGTTTACAGTGCGTATGAAGGGGGAGCCCACGATAATTACGGGTTTTCCGAGCGGGTGTTTGACCTGAAAAACAATAAGAAAGTACAGTTGGCGGATATTACCACCATGCCTAAAAAACAAATTGAGGGAATTCTGATGAAGAATATCAATAAGATGAATAGTGGAACGACCGATGAGAAAGGAGAGGTGAAAAATTCTGATATGCTCCTGGTAGAAGTAATTCCTGCAAGTAGCAATTTCTACTTTGATGATAAGAACCTGTATTTCCATTATAGTCCATACGAAATTGCAGCTTTCGCAGCTGGAGACATCACAATCCCCGTATCATGGGAGGATCTTAAAGGGACGCTTAAGCCCGAGTTTAAAGAAAGAATGAAAATTAAATAA
- a CDS encoding cytochrome ubiquinol oxidase subunit I: MDDFIAARAQMAMSLGFHIIFSCVGMVMPFLMAFAHWKYLKTKNEVYKGLTKAWSKGVAILFATGAVSGTMLSFELGLLWPQFMKHAGPIFGMPFSLEGTAFFIEAIAIGFFLYGWDKFNKWFHWFCGFLVGLSGLASGILVVAANAWMNSPAGFDYINGQYVNIDPIKAMFNEAWFPQALHMTVAAFCATGFAVAGVHAFLIMRKRNVEFHTKAFRIAAGFALIGAFGAPLSGDIAAKSVAERQPIKLAAMEAHFKTEKGASFVIGGIPDEKKGEIKYALKIPKLLSFLVSNDFNAEVKGLNDFSRDEWPPVAVVHYSFQIMIFFGVIMICIGSLYVYSLFFKKEWLSKNWLLKTFLIATPFGYIALEAGWTVTEVGRQPWIIYGIMRTVDAVTPMPGIQYSFYFFTAIFVSLSLILIFLLKRQIQMVPKLYDPTDIQFNAKNTKS; encoded by the coding sequence ATGGACGATTTCATTGCAGCCCGTGCCCAGATGGCCATGTCCCTCGGCTTCCACATTATATTTTCGTGTGTAGGTATGGTTATGCCATTTTTAATGGCCTTTGCCCACTGGAAATACCTTAAAACAAAAAACGAAGTATATAAGGGACTTACAAAAGCATGGAGCAAAGGAGTCGCCATTCTTTTTGCAACAGGAGCTGTTTCCGGAACTATGCTTTCTTTTGAATTGGGACTTCTTTGGCCACAGTTCATGAAACACGCCGGCCCCATCTTCGGAATGCCTTTTTCTCTTGAAGGAACAGCATTTTTTATCGAAGCAATTGCTATCGGTTTTTTTCTTTACGGATGGGATAAGTTCAACAAATGGTTTCACTGGTTCTGTGGATTTTTAGTCGGACTCAGTGGATTGGCTTCCGGCATCCTTGTCGTTGCAGCCAATGCATGGATGAACTCTCCCGCAGGATTTGATTATATCAACGGACAATATGTAAATATAGATCCTATCAAAGCGATGTTTAATGAAGCCTGGTTTCCACAGGCATTGCATATGACGGTAGCTGCCTTTTGTGCAACCGGTTTTGCCGTTGCAGGAGTTCATGCTTTTTTAATCATGCGAAAAAGAAATGTGGAATTTCACACCAAAGCATTTAGAATTGCCGCAGGTTTTGCCCTCATAGGAGCTTTCGGAGCTCCCTTAAGTGGTGATATCGCTGCTAAATCGGTTGCAGAAAGACAGCCTATAAAATTAGCTGCAATGGAAGCTCATTTTAAAACAGAAAAGGGAGCCTCTTTTGTGATCGGAGGAATTCCGGATGAAAAGAAAGGCGAAATCAAATATGCATTAAAGATCCCTAAATTATTAAGTTTTCTCGTCAGTAATGATTTTAATGCCGAAGTAAAGGGATTGAATGATTTCAGCAGAGATGAATGGCCTCCTGTTGCCGTTGTCCACTACTCTTTCCAGATCATGATCTTCTTTGGTGTCATAATGATCTGCATAGGTTCTCTATATGTCTATTCACTATTCTTTAAAAAAGAATGGCTGAGCAAGAACTGGCTGCTGAAAACATTTCTGATCGCCACTCCTTTTGGATATATAGCATTGGAAGCAGGCTGGACTGTAACAGAAGTAGGCCGCCAGCCCTGGATTATTTATGGTATTATGCGAACTGTAGATGCCGTAACACCTATGCCGGGCATCCAGTATTCCTTCTATTTCTTCACCGCAATTTTTGTTTCGCTGTCATTGATTTTAATATTTCTTCTCAAAAGGCAAATTCAAATGGTTCCGAAATTATATGACCCTACCGATATTCAGTTTAACGCTAAAAATACAAAATCATGA
- a CDS encoding dicarboxylate/amino acid:cation symporter: protein MKAKKIYQQLYFQVIIAIIAGILLGRFYPELGEKMKPLGDGFIKLVKMIIAPVIFITLTLGIAHMTDLKKVGRIAVKAMIYFFTFSTLALIIGLIVGNILQPGTGLNIDPASLSGDISQYQQKAHESTLTGFMMNIIPETLFSPLVGENILQVLLVAILMGVALVLTKEKSQRITNFLQDLSTPVFKIVHMLMKLAPIGAFGAMAFTIGKYGLHSVLNLLFLVGTFYITSLLFVVLILGAVAWYNGFSIFKLMFYLKEELLLVLGTSSSESALPGIMEKLEKAGCSKAIVGLVVPTGYSFNLDGTNIYMTLASLFIAQALNIHLPLEKQLMLLLVAMLSSKGAAGVTGAGFVTLAATLAVVPEIPIAGMTLILGIDKFMSECRALTNVIGNSVATVVVANWEKQLDKEQLHYSLNHPQEVEKKLEA, encoded by the coding sequence TTGAAAGCAAAAAAAATCTATCAGCAGCTCTATTTTCAGGTAATCATCGCCATCATTGCAGGTATACTTCTGGGAAGGTTCTATCCCGAACTGGGAGAGAAAATGAAGCCTTTAGGCGATGGCTTTATCAAACTTGTAAAAATGATTATTGCTCCGGTAATTTTTATTACGCTTACATTAGGAATTGCCCATATGACCGACCTAAAAAAGGTAGGGAGAATTGCAGTAAAGGCAATGATCTATTTTTTTACTTTTTCAACATTAGCTTTAATCATCGGATTAATCGTCGGTAACATCCTTCAACCCGGCACAGGCTTGAATATTGATCCGGCCTCGCTTTCTGGAGATATTTCCCAGTATCAGCAAAAAGCCCACGAATCCACACTTACGGGCTTTATGATGAATATTATTCCCGAAACCCTTTTCAGTCCCCTGGTCGGTGAAAATATTCTTCAGGTCTTATTGGTCGCTATTTTAATGGGAGTTGCACTTGTATTGACAAAAGAAAAAAGCCAAAGGATAACCAACTTTCTGCAGGATCTTTCAACACCTGTTTTTAAAATCGTGCATATGCTTATGAAACTTGCTCCCATCGGAGCTTTCGGGGCAATGGCTTTTACCATCGGAAAATATGGTCTTCATTCAGTTCTCAATCTTCTGTTCCTGGTAGGGACATTTTATATCACCTCATTACTATTTGTTGTTTTGATACTGGGTGCTGTTGCCTGGTATAATGGTTTCAGCATTTTTAAGCTGATGTTTTATCTTAAAGAGGAGCTTCTTTTAGTTCTGGGAACCAGCTCTTCAGAATCCGCATTACCGGGAATTATGGAAAAGCTTGAAAAAGCAGGATGCTCCAAAGCTATCGTAGGATTGGTGGTTCCCACCGGCTATTCTTTCAACCTCGATGGCACTAATATTTACATGACACTGGCTTCATTGTTCATAGCACAAGCCCTGAATATTCATCTGCCACTGGAAAAACAATTAATGCTACTCCTTGTCGCTATGCTAAGTTCTAAAGGTGCAGCGGGCGTAACAGGAGCCGGATTTGTAACTTTAGCAGCTACATTGGCTGTAGTTCCGGAGATTCCGATTGCAGGAATGACACTGATCCTGGGAATCGATAAATTCATGAGCGAGTGCCGGGCATTGACCAACGTTATAGGAAATTCCGTAGCCACTGTAGTGGTTGCAAATTGGGAAAAACAACTGGATAAAGAACAGCTCCATTACTCCCTGAACCATCCACAAGAAGTAGAAAAGAAGTTAGAGGCTTAA
- a CDS encoding DUF3857 domain-containing protein, which yields MKKIIFVILSSISVVCLKAQKQEFLNPPKFNDTDLSKQKSLLEENAPAEILYKSVSFNIDSNNGTLEKRAFYRVKIYDKEKAEDWLNLEVPLYQDGSSQESLSKMKAYTYNLENGNVVTTKVDKSSKYKSKENKYISVTKFAFPNVKNGSVIEYQYEITSPFLYSIPEILIESDTPSLYTEYILDTPSNIAYNINYTGSLSPKYKQVEEKILYGSNYRTYRFGYENLKGFKTEKFIKNDRNYRTKISAELHSTNFKELKLYSSSWEKIKERLYENEDFGGELKRTKLAKENMPSGISGLTDMDKADAIFKYVQKAFTWNKYSGVRTEDGIKKLLETKTGNAAEINLFLIMMLREAGLKADPLLISTVSNGMINIASPNVSNLNFVLAAVKIKDQYHLYDATSKQSSRDMLPPRDWNQFGILAPKEKVQELSMTNAQPSFTYLTAEAKINEDGSISGTYSDKDTGSYAMFAKESYDENMDKYKKQYKENFAIDFTDINSKVLENGDFESTMKFTSENLIDRIGKKMIINPMLFLNKNSNEFDQTDERKYPIDFISAYTRTKKIIFEIPEGYVIEEMPKNKKIITDDKEIEYSYVAEQKGNKLEVTSKTKVSSPDYPKDYYPAFKQIWGVASKSENQVISLIKK from the coding sequence ATGAAAAAAATTATATTCGTCATTTTGAGTTCAATCAGTGTTGTTTGCCTCAAAGCCCAAAAACAGGAATTTCTCAACCCGCCTAAATTTAATGATACCGATTTATCAAAGCAAAAATCATTGCTGGAAGAAAATGCTCCAGCGGAAATTTTGTATAAATCAGTGTCTTTTAATATAGATTCCAATAATGGTACTTTGGAGAAAAGGGCCTTTTACAGGGTGAAGATTTATGATAAAGAAAAAGCCGAAGACTGGCTTAATCTTGAAGTGCCCCTTTATCAGGATGGCAGCAGCCAGGAAAGCTTATCTAAAATGAAAGCTTATACCTATAATCTTGAAAACGGAAATGTGGTCACGACTAAAGTAGATAAAAGTTCAAAGTACAAGAGTAAAGAAAATAAGTATATATCGGTTACCAAATTTGCTTTTCCTAATGTAAAAAACGGTTCTGTTATTGAATACCAGTATGAGATCACGTCTCCGTTCCTGTATTCCATTCCGGAAATATTAATAGAATCTGATACGCCATCATTATATACTGAATATATTCTGGATACTCCTTCCAATATTGCATATAATATCAATTATACAGGATCACTAAGTCCGAAATACAAGCAGGTTGAGGAAAAGATTCTGTATGGCTCCAATTACAGAACGTATCGTTTCGGGTATGAAAACCTGAAAGGTTTTAAAACGGAGAAATTCATAAAAAATGATAGAAATTACAGAACGAAGATCAGTGCGGAATTGCATTCCACCAATTTTAAAGAACTGAAGTTGTATTCATCATCCTGGGAGAAGATCAAAGAAAGGTTATATGAGAATGAAGATTTTGGGGGAGAACTGAAAAGAACAAAATTGGCGAAAGAAAATATGCCTTCAGGAATTTCGGGGCTTACAGATATGGACAAGGCGGATGCTATTTTTAAATATGTCCAAAAGGCCTTTACCTGGAATAAATATTCGGGAGTAAGGACAGAAGATGGAATAAAAAAACTTCTCGAAACAAAAACCGGAAACGCTGCGGAGATCAATCTTTTTTTAATCATGATGCTTAGAGAAGCAGGATTAAAGGCAGATCCGTTATTGATCTCTACTGTTAGTAACGGAATGATCAATATTGCATCTCCGAATGTCTCGAATTTAAACTTTGTCCTGGCAGCCGTTAAAATTAAAGACCAATATCATTTATATGATGCTACATCCAAGCAATCTTCAAGGGATATGCTGCCTCCAAGAGATTGGAATCAATTTGGGATCCTGGCTCCAAAGGAAAAAGTACAGGAATTATCTATGACCAATGCACAACCAAGTTTTACTTACCTTACGGCTGAGGCTAAGATCAATGAAGATGGAAGCATTTCCGGAACTTATTCCGACAAAGATACAGGTAGCTATGCGATGTTTGCCAAAGAAAGCTATGACGAGAATATGGATAAATACAAAAAGCAGTACAAGGAAAACTTTGCTATTGATTTTACGGATATTAACTCAAAAGTTCTAGAAAATGGTGATTTTGAAAGTACAATGAAATTTACATCAGAAAACCTGATCGATAGAATAGGGAAAAAAATGATCATTAATCCTATGCTGTTTCTTAATAAAAACTCCAATGAATTTGATCAGACCGATGAAAGAAAATACCCCATAGATTTTATATCAGCCTACACAAGAACGAAAAAAATCATTTTCGAAATTCCCGAAGGTTATGTTATTGAAGAAATGCCAAAAAATAAAAAGATAATAACGGATGATAAGGAGATTGAATACAGCTATGTTGCAGAGCAAAAAGGAAATAAACTGGAGGTCACCTCAAAGACCAAAGTAAGCAGTCCGGATTATCCTAAAGATTATTATCCCGCATTTAAGCAGATTTGGGGAGTAGCTTCAAAAAGTGAAAATCAGGTGATAAGTTTAATTAAAAAATAA
- a CDS encoding YegS/Rv2252/BmrU family lipid kinase — protein MEKVAFIINPFSAKRNYQPFLNELKKKVENPLYYISESIQGTDDFIEEHFNEIEIFVAIGGDGTISTVARKLINTPKILAIFPAGSGNGFSNETQFSKNLDELLDKLKAKKSRKIDTFTVNERLSINVSGTGFDGKVVKEFEKTDRGFKNYIKVSLKTFFNYKPIKVKFVDEAYQQYNGRYLMLNIANTRQFGNNAYIAPHASKSDGLVDMVLVKKFPLTYSALFAYRMFTKKLKDDDYVTYLPVSEIEFSVNTKNWHLDGEFNKIKSPIHIKVLPASLTILI, from the coding sequence ATGGAAAAAGTAGCTTTTATCATCAACCCGTTTTCTGCCAAAAGGAATTATCAGCCATTTCTCAATGAGTTGAAAAAAAAGGTGGAAAATCCCCTTTACTATATTTCAGAATCCATTCAGGGAACAGATGATTTTATTGAAGAGCACTTCAATGAAATAGAAATTTTTGTTGCAATAGGAGGGGATGGCACTATTTCTACAGTAGCAAGGAAGTTGATTAATACACCTAAAATTTTAGCTATTTTTCCGGCAGGTTCAGGAAACGGATTCTCGAACGAAACCCAATTCAGCAAAAATCTAGATGAACTACTGGATAAGCTAAAGGCGAAAAAATCCAGAAAAATTGACACTTTTACCGTAAATGAAAGACTTTCCATCAATGTTTCAGGAACAGGATTTGATGGCAAGGTGGTAAAAGAATTTGAAAAGACGGACAGGGGTTTCAAAAATTACATCAAGGTTTCCCTTAAAACCTTTTTTAATTATAAACCCATTAAGGTTAAATTTGTTGATGAAGCTTACCAGCAATATAACGGCAGATATCTGATGCTGAATATTGCTAATACCCGTCAGTTTGGAAATAATGCATATATTGCTCCGCACGCGAGTAAAAGTGACGGATTGGTCGATATGGTTTTGGTTAAGAAGTTTCCATTAACCTATTCTGCATTATTTGCATACAGGATGTTTACCAAAAAACTGAAAGATGATGATTATGTGACCTATCTTCCGGTTTCAGAAATCGAGTTCAGTGTCAATACCAAAAACTGGCACCTGGATGGTGAATTTAATAAAATAAAATCCCCGATCCATATTAAGGTGCTTCCTGCCAGTCTGACGATTCTAATTTAA
- the gyrB gene encoding DNA topoisomerase (ATP-hydrolyzing) subunit B, protein MSQKQYTASSIQALEGMEHVRMRPSMYIGDVGVRGLHHLVYEVVDNSIDEALAGYCDTIFVSIKEGNGIEVMDNGRGIPVDFHEKEQKSALEVVMTKIGAGGKFDKDSYKVSGGLHGVGVSCVNALSNEMITTVYRDGNVYQQVYSKGKAQTGVEEIGNSDKRGTKQFFQPDDTIFTELVYNYDTLASRLRELSYLNKGITITLTDERETLEDGSFKSEVFHSEGGLKEFVAYIDGSREAIMENVIFMEGERDDIPVEVAMRYNTSFNENLHSYVNNINTHEGGTHLAGFRRALTRTLKKYADDLGIPQKEKVEITGDDFREGLTAVVSVKVMEPQFEGQTKTKLGNSEVSGAVDKIVGEMLTNFLEENPNEAKIIVQKVVLAAKARQAAKKAREMVQRKSPMGGSGLPGKLSDCSSKSPEESEIFLVEGDSAGGTAKQGRDRHFQAILPLRGKILNVEKSMLHKVYDNEEIKNIYTALGVSVGTEEDSKALNMAKLRYHKIVIMTDADIDGSHISTLILTFFFRYMKELIENGYIYIAQPPLYLLKKGNKKVYAYNEKEREEFTLDMSPDGKGVEVQRYKGLGEMNPEQLWETTLNPEHRILKQVTIDNAVEADSVFSMLMGDEVPPRREFIEKNAKYAKIDA, encoded by the coding sequence ATGAGTCAGAAACAATATACAGCTAGTAGTATTCAGGCATTGGAAGGAATGGAGCACGTTCGTATGCGTCCTTCAATGTACATTGGTGATGTAGGAGTAAGAGGTCTCCATCATTTGGTTTATGAAGTAGTAGATAACTCTATTGACGAAGCGTTAGCAGGATACTGCGATACCATTTTCGTTAGCATTAAAGAAGGAAACGGAATCGAAGTAATGGATAACGGTAGAGGTATTCCGGTTGACTTCCACGAAAAAGAACAAAAATCTGCTCTTGAAGTTGTAATGACGAAGATCGGAGCAGGAGGTAAGTTCGATAAAGATTCCTATAAGGTTTCCGGAGGTCTTCATGGTGTTGGGGTATCTTGTGTGAATGCACTTTCCAATGAAATGATTACAACCGTATACAGAGACGGAAACGTTTACCAGCAGGTATATTCCAAAGGAAAAGCACAAACGGGAGTTGAAGAAATAGGGAATAGTGACAAAAGAGGAACTAAGCAGTTCTTCCAGCCTGATGATACCATTTTCACTGAATTAGTATATAACTATGATACGTTAGCAAGCCGTTTACGAGAGCTTTCTTATCTTAATAAAGGTATTACCATTACCCTTACCGATGAAAGAGAGACTCTGGAAGATGGTTCTTTCAAATCAGAAGTCTTTCATTCCGAAGGCGGTTTAAAGGAATTTGTTGCCTACATTGACGGAAGCCGTGAGGCCATTATGGAGAATGTAATCTTCATGGAGGGCGAAAGAGATGATATTCCGGTTGAAGTGGCAATGCGTTACAATACTTCATTTAATGAGAATCTTCACTCTTACGTTAATAATATCAATACCCATGAAGGGGGAACACACCTTGCGGGTTTCAGACGTGCATTAACGAGGACCTTAAAGAAATATGCCGATGATCTGGGGATCCCTCAGAAAGAAAAGGTAGAAATTACGGGAGATGACTTCCGTGAAGGTCTTACAGCCGTGGTTTCCGTAAAAGTAATGGAACCGCAGTTTGAAGGGCAAACTAAAACAAAATTGGGTAATTCCGAAGTTTCCGGAGCAGTTGATAAAATTGTGGGGGAAATGCTTACGAACTTCTTAGAAGAAAATCCTAACGAAGCTAAAATTATCGTTCAGAAGGTTGTTTTAGCAGCAAAAGCAAGACAGGCTGCGAAAAAAGCCCGTGAAATGGTTCAGAGAAAATCTCCGATGGGAGGTTCCGGACTTCCTGGGAAATTGTCCGACTGTTCTTCTAAAAGTCCTGAAGAATCTGAAATATTCCTTGTTGAGGGAGATTCCGCAGGAGGTACTGCAAAACAAGGACGTGACAGACATTTCCAGGCTATCCTTCCATTAAGAGGTAAAATTTTGAACGTTGAAAAGTCTATGCTTCATAAAGTTTATGATAATGAGGAAATTAAAAATATTTACACAGCTCTTGGGGTTTCTGTAGGAACGGAAGAAGACAGCAAGGCGTTGAATATGGCGAAACTGAGATATCATAAGATTGTCATCATGACCGATGCCGATATTGACGGTTCCCACATTTCTACATTGATTCTGACATTCTTCTTCAGATATATGAAAGAATTGATTGAAAATGGTTATATCTATATCGCTCAACCGCCTTTATATTTATTGAAGAAAGGTAACAAAAAAGTGTATGCCTATAATGAAAAAGAGCGTGAGGAATTTACTCTGGATATGTCTCCGGATGGAAAAGGAGTAGAGGTACAACGTTACAAAGGTCTTGGGGAAATGAATCCTGAGCAGCTTTGGGAAACGACCTTAAATCCTGAGCATAGAATATTGAAACAGGTAACTATTGATAATGCTGTAGAAGCAGATAGTGTTTTCTCTATGTTGATGGGAGATGAAGTTCCGCCAAGAAGAGAGTTTATTGAGAAAAATGCAAAATATGCTAAAATTGATGCATAA